Proteins encoded by one window of Gordonia jinghuaiqii:
- a CDS encoding vWA domain-containing protein, producing MSSIGAVIAAAVLLFTGCAVGVDGTPTAAPADQQPVAPEPVPTVVVLDASDSMNTEDAPGRRLDAARESVIALADGLPDETLFGVVAFGSQLPARSTPAAQGCRDVTTAVAMGPLNTKDLKGDLGELQAQGFTPIAGALEAAFALLPGSGRASVVLVSDGESTCAPPPCETAAALHRARPEVTISAVGFRTDDPSLACVAESGGGLFVTADNAAQLSARLAAAQNAEAAATRLSPTSRAGISIGQSLSDIRQANPTFPSAGRNDGDRTVYVWIDCDYAFVDDVLVEIAPGDPPGSAGATIDGVSRGTPGARAIELYGQPLTDSDGVAVFTGDTAAGTAYRIGYEGGSTISEGTVTWVVLCRCLPSTGGSDDGGPEVVKVVAVDPAGKPVNGFTVGNTGGPWTSSTTQYCTNALGAATTGVYRCGSTADSANACWPSNGRLLCTYDPWAKALTSYSYSGSLPTLEEPSPDVFPWALELANGQQCTARSGGAWPMPPQGFEFGYSCRKGSDYSFVLYPSSGSELFDKSGAEWTVYFGDGESTPVPVAATKVYYAAAQ from the coding sequence ATGTCGTCGATCGGTGCGGTGATCGCCGCCGCAGTGCTGTTGTTCACCGGGTGTGCCGTCGGAGTGGACGGCACACCCACGGCGGCACCGGCCGACCAGCAACCGGTCGCTCCGGAGCCGGTACCGACCGTCGTCGTGCTGGATGCGTCCGACTCGATGAACACCGAGGATGCGCCGGGGCGTCGGCTCGACGCAGCGCGTGAGTCCGTGATCGCTCTTGCCGACGGCCTGCCCGACGAGACGCTGTTCGGGGTGGTGGCGTTCGGGTCGCAACTGCCGGCTCGCAGTACGCCGGCCGCACAAGGGTGCAGGGACGTGACGACGGCGGTTGCGATGGGGCCGTTGAACACGAAGGACCTGAAGGGCGACCTCGGTGAGCTCCAGGCGCAGGGCTTCACGCCCATCGCCGGAGCGCTCGAGGCGGCATTCGCGCTCCTTCCCGGCAGCGGCCGGGCGTCGGTGGTGCTCGTGTCCGACGGTGAGTCGACGTGCGCGCCGCCGCCCTGCGAGACCGCCGCCGCCCTTCATCGAGCACGCCCAGAGGTCACCATCAGCGCAGTCGGCTTCCGGACCGACGACCCGTCACTGGCGTGCGTGGCCGAGAGCGGTGGCGGCTTGTTCGTCACGGCTGACAACGCGGCACAGCTGAGCGCCCGACTCGCTGCCGCGCAGAACGCGGAGGCGGCGGCGACGCGGCTGTCGCCGACCTCGCGGGCCGGGATCTCGATCGGTCAGAGTCTTTCCGACATCCGACAGGCGAATCCGACCTTCCCGTCCGCCGGGCGGAACGACGGTGATCGCACCGTCTACGTCTGGATCGATTGCGACTACGCATTCGTCGACGACGTGCTCGTCGAGATCGCACCCGGCGACCCCCCGGGCAGCGCGGGCGCGACCATCGACGGTGTCTCCCGAGGCACCCCGGGGGCACGAGCGATCGAGCTGTACGGACAACCACTCACGGACTCCGACGGGGTGGCAGTGTTCACCGGCGACACCGCCGCCGGAACCGCCTATCGGATCGGCTACGAGGGTGGCTCCACCATCTCGGAGGGGACCGTCACCTGGGTGGTCTTGTGTCGATGCCTGCCATCGACGGGCGGCTCGGACGACGGTGGACCCGAGGTGGTCAAAGTGGTCGCCGTGGACCCGGCCGGGAAACCTGTCAACGGTTTCACGGTCGGGAATACCGGCGGGCCGTGGACGTCTTCGACGACGCAGTACTGCACCAACGCGCTGGGCGCCGCGACCACCGGTGTGTACCGATGTGGAAGCACTGCGGATTCTGCGAACGCCTGCTGGCCCAGTAACGGCCGGCTGTTGTGCACCTACGACCCGTGGGCCAAGGCCCTGACCTCATACAGCTATTCGGGGTCCTTGCCGACGCTCGAGGAGCCGAGCCCGGACGTTTTCCCGTGGGCTCTGGAACTCGCCAACGGCCAGCAATGTACGGCCCGCTCCGGTGGTGCGTGGCCCATGCCCCCGCAGGGCTTCGAGTTCGGCTACAGCTGCCGGAAGGGTTCGGACTACTCCTTCGTGCTCTACCCCTCCAGCGGGTCCGAACTCTTCGACAAGTCCGGCGCCGAGTGGACGGTCTACTTCGGTGACGGTGAGTCCACGCCCGTACCCGTGGCGGCCACCAAGGTGTATTACGCGGCTGCGCAGTGA
- a CDS encoding esterase/lipase family protein — MPTDHAPSRELPALAALGRKELAKAVTGLADVHASVADTVFTGLRFAWGPRVRPAQMIHDAISTSTYSAIVSSVDVVGDLAESMAFLHGGVPSETKRGAVAIGILDGLIGDQLTAENSPLAPETAVRVDGAIVPITPGDLATAFPRATGHLTVFLHGLMETEFAWERGGRPTYGARLADDLGSTEVMIRYNSGRHISDNGRDLAQLLTDLVSWWPVPVTDLTLIGHSMGGLVIRSACHSAVADDAHWPKLVRQTVCLGTPHLGAPLARGVHRATSALRLWKTSRPFGTLLGRRSAGVRDLFHGAVAEDHWRDTDPDAFRQPAVDYPPLMEGARHLYVTATVTRRPDHPFGRIVGDGLVLTNSGGGRDRKRHLGFEVDDGLHIGGAHHFTLLNDDAVYEWMLPLLGPRRALPRGTV, encoded by the coding sequence ATGCCGACCGATCATGCGCCCAGTCGCGAGCTGCCCGCACTGGCCGCTCTGGGCCGGAAAGAACTGGCCAAGGCGGTCACCGGGCTCGCCGACGTACATGCATCCGTGGCCGACACCGTATTCACCGGACTTCGCTTCGCGTGGGGTCCGAGGGTCCGTCCCGCGCAGATGATCCACGACGCCATCAGCACGTCCACGTACTCGGCGATCGTGTCGTCCGTCGACGTGGTCGGCGACCTGGCCGAGTCGATGGCGTTCCTCCACGGTGGCGTGCCGTCGGAGACCAAGCGTGGCGCCGTGGCGATCGGAATCCTCGACGGATTGATCGGTGATCAACTGACCGCCGAGAATTCCCCGCTGGCCCCGGAGACCGCCGTCCGGGTCGACGGCGCCATCGTTCCGATCACCCCGGGCGACCTGGCCACGGCCTTCCCCCGGGCCACCGGACACCTGACGGTGTTCCTGCACGGTCTGATGGAGACCGAGTTCGCCTGGGAGCGCGGAGGCCGGCCCACATATGGCGCGCGCCTCGCCGATGACCTCGGCAGCACCGAGGTCATGATCCGGTACAACTCGGGACGGCACATCAGTGACAACGGCCGCGATCTCGCCCAACTGCTCACCGACCTGGTGTCGTGGTGGCCGGTGCCGGTCACCGACCTGACCCTCATCGGCCACTCGATGGGCGGCCTGGTGATCCGCAGCGCTTGCCATAGCGCCGTGGCCGACGATGCGCACTGGCCCAAGCTGGTTCGCCAGACGGTGTGCCTCGGGACCCCTCACCTCGGCGCACCGCTGGCACGGGGCGTCCACCGCGCGACATCGGCTCTGCGCTTGTGGAAGACAAGCCGCCCGTTCGGAACTCTCCTCGGTCGTCGCAGCGCCGGAGTTCGCGATCTCTTCCACGGGGCGGTCGCCGAAGATCATTGGCGCGACACCGATCCCGACGCCTTTCGGCAGCCCGCCGTCGATTACCCGCCGCTGATGGAGGGCGCACGACACCTCTACGTGACAGCGACAGTGACCCGACGACCCGACCACCCGTTCGGCCGTATCGTCGGCGACGGACTGGTGCTGACCAACAGCGGCGGTGGACGAGACCGGAAGCGCCACCTCGGATTCGAGGTCGACGACGGATTGCACATCGGCGGCGCCCACCACTTCACCTTGCTCAACGACGACGCTGTCTACGAGTGGATGCTCCCCCTGCTGGGACCTCGGCGCGCGCTACCGCGTGGCACGGTCTGA
- a CDS encoding TetR/AcrR family transcriptional regulator: protein MTFQRARSEEQREIRRRAILDTTASMLDEMPVADVTLNELSRRVGLAKSNVLRYFESREAVLLELLDASMGSWLDELTDELATGVDAESPLEARAHQVAETLSRTLAKRTVLCDLFGAQGGVLERNVSIDVVKRHKRSSLAKLTAMADLLRHHLPELGAEAEQLCLMILVSAGALSTYVPPPPSVLAAYADEPALGILNMELDEALRTSVTASLLGVLPRNSESD, encoded by the coding sequence GTGACTTTCCAGCGTGCGCGTAGTGAAGAGCAGCGGGAGATTCGTCGCCGGGCCATCCTGGACACCACGGCCTCGATGCTCGACGAGATGCCCGTCGCTGATGTGACCCTCAATGAGCTCAGTCGCCGGGTCGGCCTGGCCAAGTCGAACGTCCTGCGCTATTTCGAGTCGCGCGAAGCGGTACTGCTCGAGCTGCTGGACGCCTCGATGGGGAGCTGGCTCGATGAACTGACGGACGAGCTGGCCACAGGTGTCGACGCTGAGTCGCCGCTGGAAGCTCGCGCACACCAGGTCGCCGAGACGCTCAGCCGGACGCTCGCGAAGCGGACGGTGCTGTGCGACCTGTTCGGTGCGCAAGGTGGCGTCCTGGAGCGCAACGTCTCGATCGATGTGGTCAAGCGGCACAAGCGTTCCTCGCTGGCGAAGCTCACGGCCATGGCCGATCTGTTGCGACACCATCTGCCCGAACTCGGCGCCGAGGCCGAGCAACTGTGCCTGATGATCCTGGTATCGGCAGGGGCACTGTCGACCTACGTACCGCCACCCCCGAGCGTTCTTGCCGCCTACGCGGACGAACCCGCCCTCGGCATCCTCAACATGGAACTGGACGAAGCCCTCCGAACCTCCGTCACCGCATCGCTATTGGGCGTGCTGCCGCGGAACTCCGAGAGCGACTAG
- a CDS encoding SDR family NAD(P)-dependent oxidoreductase, whose translation MTDNWTETDIPDQSGRVAVVTGANTGLGFETARMLAEHGATVVLAVRNVEKGRKAAAQMAGDVSVQALDLTSLDSIRSAAADLRDAHSRIDLLINNAGVMYTPRQTTADGFELQFGTNHLGHFALTGLLLDRLLPVPGSRVVTVSSAGHRIRAAIHFDDLQWERSYSRIGAYGQAKLANLMFTYELQRRLASHGSTIAVAAHPGVSNTELMRNVPAGLRLPVSWVAPLLTQQPEMGALPTLRAATDPDVVGGQYYGPGGRGEIRGYPKLVESSADSHDEAAQRRLWAVSEELTGVTFALDRRSDRATR comes from the coding sequence ATGACCGACAACTGGACCGAAACGGACATCCCTGATCAGAGCGGCCGGGTGGCCGTGGTCACCGGCGCCAATACCGGGCTCGGTTTCGAGACCGCTCGGATGCTCGCCGAACACGGGGCGACGGTGGTTCTCGCCGTCCGGAATGTCGAGAAGGGCAGGAAGGCGGCCGCGCAGATGGCCGGCGATGTCAGCGTCCAGGCCCTCGACCTGACGTCACTGGACTCGATCCGATCCGCGGCGGCCGACCTGCGCGACGCCCACTCGCGCATCGATCTCCTCATCAACAACGCGGGCGTCATGTACACGCCCCGTCAGACCACCGCCGACGGTTTCGAGCTCCAGTTCGGCACCAATCACCTCGGTCACTTCGCGCTGACCGGGCTGCTGCTGGACCGGCTGCTGCCGGTGCCCGGCTCCCGAGTCGTGACGGTCAGCAGCGCCGGTCACCGAATCCGCGCCGCCATTCACTTCGACGACCTGCAGTGGGAGCGCTCGTACAGTCGCATCGGCGCGTACGGACAGGCCAAACTCGCGAACCTGATGTTCACCTACGAACTGCAGCGCCGGCTCGCATCACATGGTTCCACCATCGCCGTTGCGGCCCACCCGGGTGTGTCCAACACCGAGCTGATGCGCAATGTGCCTGCCGGGCTACGCCTTCCGGTGTCCTGGGTGGCGCCACTGCTCACCCAGCAGCCCGAGATGGGTGCCCTGCCCACGCTGCGCGCCGCCACCGACCCGGATGTCGTCGGCGGGCAGTACTACGGACCCGGTGGCCGCGGTGAGATCCGCGGGTACCCCAAACTGGTCGAATCCAGTGCGGACTCCCACGACGAGGCGGCTCAGCGGCGGCTGTGGGCAGTCAGCGAGGAGCTGACCGGGGTGACGTTCGCCCTCGACCGCAGATCAGACCGTGCCACGCGGTAG
- a CDS encoding DUF2784 domain-containing protein: MPYRVLADGIAVSHLLFLLYVTVGGFVAWRWPWTMVLHLATVAWGSPRCWWEWNVHSPTPRTGPAVAPGEKGLPPAGFIDHYLTGVIYPDSALGVVRMLVAACVVAWVGLWWRLPRRRTGARHRIADSGQQRYL; encoded by the coding sequence ATGCCGTATCGGGTACTCGCCGACGGCATCGCGGTCTCGCACCTGCTGTTTCTGCTGTACGTGACCGTCGGCGGGTTCGTGGCCTGGCGATGGCCGTGGACGATGGTGCTGCATCTGGCGACCGTCGCGTGGGGGTCGCCTCGGTGTTGGTGGGAGTGGAATGTCCACTCGCCGACGCCGAGAACCGGGCCCGCCGTCGCGCCGGGTGAAAAAGGGTTGCCGCCAGCAGGTTTCATCGACCATTACCTCACCGGGGTGATCTATCCGGACTCCGCGCTCGGCGTGGTCCGCATGCTCGTCGCGGCGTGCGTCGTCGCGTGGGTGGGGCTGTGGTGGCGGTTGCCACGTAGACGGACAGGCGCCCGTCACAGGATCGCCGACTCGGGTCAGCAGCGCTATCTGTAA
- a CDS encoding cytochrome P450 codes for MNTSTTDEAANIFADPTAYADEPRLHAAMAHLRAHNPVARVERAPYRPFYAVTKHADIMDIERDNNLWLSAPRPVLTTAAADDLAKAQLDSGAGLQTLIHMDDPHHRKVRAIGTDWFRPKAMRDLQARVDELAKRYVNKMRDIGPECDFVEDVAVHFPLYVILSLLGLPEEDFPRMHQLTQELFGADDAEYQRGTTLEERMATLIDFFDYFSKLTASRRAEPTADLASAIANGLIDGEPMSDVDTASYYVIVASAGHDTTKDAISGGLRALIENPGELDRLRRDPDLMGIAVEEMIRWTTPVKEFMRTAAEDTEVRGVPIAEGESVYLAYTSGNRDEEVFDDPAVFDVGRFPNKHLSFGYGVHFCLGAALARMEMKSLFSELVPRLDSIELAGEPELAATVFVGGLKHLPIRYSLR; via the coding sequence GTGAACACGAGCACCACCGACGAGGCAGCCAACATCTTCGCCGATCCGACGGCCTACGCCGACGAGCCACGGTTACACGCGGCGATGGCGCATCTACGAGCCCACAATCCGGTGGCACGGGTCGAGCGGGCGCCGTACCGGCCGTTCTACGCGGTCACCAAACATGCCGACATCATGGACATCGAGCGGGACAACAACCTGTGGCTGAGCGCTCCGAGACCTGTGCTGACCACCGCCGCGGCCGACGATCTGGCCAAGGCGCAGCTGGACTCCGGGGCCGGATTGCAGACCTTGATCCACATGGACGACCCGCACCACCGGAAGGTCCGCGCCATCGGCACCGACTGGTTCCGTCCCAAGGCGATGCGCGACCTGCAGGCACGTGTCGACGAGCTGGCCAAGCGCTACGTCAACAAGATGCGCGACATCGGCCCCGAGTGCGACTTCGTCGAAGACGTCGCGGTCCACTTCCCGCTGTACGTCATCCTGTCGCTGCTCGGTCTGCCCGAAGAGGATTTTCCCCGGATGCACCAGCTCACCCAGGAGCTGTTCGGCGCCGACGACGCCGAATACCAGCGAGGCACCACGCTCGAGGAGCGGATGGCGACTCTCATCGACTTCTTCGACTACTTCAGCAAGCTGACCGCATCGCGACGGGCGGAGCCCACCGCCGATCTGGCGTCGGCGATCGCCAACGGACTCATCGATGGTGAACCCATGTCGGATGTCGACACCGCCAGCTACTACGTGATCGTGGCCAGCGCCGGTCACGACACCACCAAGGACGCGATCTCGGGGGGCCTGCGCGCGCTCATCGAGAACCCCGGTGAGCTCGACCGGCTGCGCCGCGACCCGGACCTCATGGGCATCGCGGTGGAGGAGATGATCCGCTGGACCACCCCGGTCAAAGAGTTCATGCGCACCGCCGCCGAGGACACCGAAGTCCGCGGGGTACCCATCGCCGAGGGCGAATCTGTCTATCTCGCTTACACTTCGGGGAACCGCGACGAAGAGGTCTTCGATGATCCGGCCGTGTTCGACGTCGGTCGATTCCCGAACAAGCACCTGTCGTTCGGCTACGGCGTGCACTTCTGCCTGGGCGCCGCACTGGCCCGAATGGAGATGAAAAGCCTTTTCAGCGAATTGGTTCCGAGGCTGGACTCGATCGAGTTGGCCGGTGAACCCGAACTGGCCGCGACAGTGTTCGTGGGTGGACTCAAGCACCTCCCGATCAGGTATTCACTGCGCTAA